A genomic stretch from Bacteroidota bacterium includes:
- a CDS encoding DUF4293 family protein yields MIQRIQSVYLLVTTLLLIIFIMSASAANDFMLYYPKENMLLLIMTFVIGGITLLNIFQFNNRMRQITICRFLIVAILLLLIITYLRIEKTVPEFTILWGFYMLPAAMVSLYLAMRSIQRDEKVVRDMDRLR; encoded by the coding sequence ATGATACAAAGAATTCAATCTGTTTATTTGCTTGTTACCACCTTGCTTTTAATAATATTTATTATGTCTGCATCGGCTGCAAACGACTTTATGCTGTATTACCCAAAAGAGAACATGCTGCTATTAATCATGACGTTCGTTATTGGCGGCATCACACTGCTGAATATATTTCAGTTTAACAATCGCATGCGTCAAATTACTATTTGCAGATTCTTAATTGTTGCAATACTTCTTCTACTTATAATCACATATCTGCGCATAGAAAAAACAGTCCCGGAATTCACCATACTTTGGGGATTCTATATGTTACCTGCCGCAATGGTATCTCTTTATCTGGCAATGCGATCTATTCAACGTGATGAGAAAGTGGTGCGTGATATGGATAGGTTGCGTTAA
- a CDS encoding T9SS type A sorting domain-containing protein translates to MAGAGQSSTLLNYEYTDAQPYLGTNYYRLKQTDYNGAFDYSNVISIKVNGNFEMGYPYPNPVVNNVSMNILSANSGITYLRIFDMTGREMYAEKIAVNEGMQTLAIDMTNFASGMYISEIEIDGVSYRNTILK, encoded by the coding sequence GTGGCAGGTGCAGGACAAAGCAGTACTTTATTGAATTATGAATATACAGATGCGCAACCGTATTTAGGAACAAACTACTATCGCTTAAAGCAAACCGATTACAATGGTGCTTTCGATTACAGCAATGTAATCAGCATTAAAGTAAATGGCAATTTCGAAATGGGTTATCCTTATCCCAACCCGGTTGTGAATAATGTCAGCATGAATATATTAAGTGCTAACAGCGGCATTACTTATCTCCGCATATTTGATATGACAGGTCGTGAAATGTATGCAGAAAAAATTGCTGTCAACGAAGGCATGCAAACCTTAGCAATCGACATGACCAACTTCGCAAGTGGAATGTATATTTCTGAAATTGAAATTGATGGAGTTTCTTATCGGAATACGATTTTGAAATAG
- a CDS encoding alkaline phosphatase family protein, which translates to MGKRLAKKVLLIGWDAADWKVINPLMDAGHMPTLEKLVNGGVMGNLATLDPPLSPMLWTSIGTGKRPYKHGIHGFTEPDPSGKGIRPAFITSRKVKAVWNILNQHGLKSHVVGWWPSHPAEPINGTMISNLYQRATKPINEKWPMAEGTVHPAEKAEIYAKMRIHPAELTPAHILPFVPTAAKVDQEKDKRLGMLAKVIADCSTIQAAATYILENEEWDFVGVYFDAIDHFCHGFMKFHPPQLPGMPDDLFETYKDVVISGYKFHDMMLERLLQLAGDDVTVMLISDHGFHPDHLRPIALPKEPAAPAYEHSPYGVVVLNGPHIKKDERVYGASILDVTPTLLTLFGLPVGADMDGNVIVNAFDENITVEQIPSWDDIKGDSGEHPADKQEDPYAAQEALEQLIELGYVDKPDENIEKAIQKTVNENNYYLARSYINGRQHKPAIEILTKLFEENPDVTRYGMRLATCYQTLNMITECREVLSKIKAETGKDSLSMLVMEGNLLMIENKPKEALAIFEKIEKEAPASRINMQLGRSYMLLKRWAKAEKAFRKELEYDPRSASAFHGLGITLLRRGKYEDALEQFLNCVGLMYHYPVAHYHIGESLYYMKMYQESAEAFEVCLKMAPGINKARAWLNKIYTEHLKNPEQAKAHTKELQDNLKGTITIVSGLPRSGTSLMMQMLEKGGQEIFTDKLRTADENNPKGYYEHEMVKSLGKNKTWLGEANGKVVKVISHLLFELPTQYEYRILFMERNMDEVLMSQAKMLVRSGKMKEPTVNLKLMQAFKLNLTRVKAWAPMQSNVKILYVSHNNLIQNPKAELEKINAFMGGKLDINAMASVVDKNLYREKV; encoded by the coding sequence ATGGGAAAAAGATTAGCAAAAAAAGTATTATTAATTGGATGGGATGCGGCAGACTGGAAAGTAATTAATCCATTGATGGATGCAGGCCACATGCCCACCTTAGAAAAATTAGTAAACGGTGGAGTAATGGGAAATCTGGCAACTTTAGATCCGCCTTTATCACCCATGTTATGGACATCTATTGGCACAGGAAAAAGACCATATAAGCACGGCATCCATGGATTTACAGAACCCGATCCTTCGGGAAAAGGAATTCGCCCGGCATTTATTACATCAAGAAAAGTAAAAGCGGTTTGGAATATTTTAAATCAACATGGATTAAAAAGTCATGTAGTGGGATGGTGGCCAAGTCATCCGGCAGAGCCAATTAATGGCACTATGATTTCCAATTTATACCAAAGAGCTACCAAGCCTATTAATGAAAAATGGCCGATGGCTGAAGGCACCGTACATCCTGCGGAGAAGGCAGAAATTTATGCGAAAATGCGTATTCATCCGGCCGAGTTAACGCCCGCACATATTTTACCTTTTGTACCTACAGCAGCGAAAGTGGATCAGGAAAAAGATAAACGATTGGGTATGCTGGCAAAGGTGATTGCTGATTGCAGCACTATTCAGGCAGCAGCTACTTATATTTTAGAAAATGAAGAATGGGATTTTGTAGGTGTTTACTTCGATGCTATTGATCACTTCTGCCATGGCTTTATGAAATTTCATCCACCTCAGTTACCCGGTATGCCGGACGATTTATTTGAAACCTATAAAGATGTGGTGATAAGCGGATATAAATTTCATGATATGATGTTGGAACGTCTGCTGCAATTAGCAGGTGATGATGTTACAGTGATGCTAATTTCTGATCATGGATTTCATCCCGATCATTTGCGTCCGATTGCGTTGCCAAAAGAACCTGCGGCTCCGGCTTATGAGCATAGTCCTTATGGTGTGGTTGTATTAAATGGTCCGCATATAAAAAAAGATGAAAGAGTGTATGGTGCAAGTATTTTAGATGTAACTCCTACACTACTTACATTATTTGGATTACCTGTGGGAGCGGATATGGATGGCAATGTAATAGTGAATGCCTTTGATGAAAATATTACCGTAGAACAAATTCCAAGTTGGGATGATATTAAAGGCGATAGTGGTGAACATCCTGCCGATAAACAAGAAGATCCGTATGCTGCTCAAGAAGCATTGGAGCAATTAATAGAGTTGGGCTATGTAGATAAACCGGATGAGAATATTGAGAAGGCAATTCAGAAAACGGTGAATGAAAATAACTACTACTTAGCGAGGTCTTATATCAATGGAAGACAACATAAACCTGCGATTGAAATACTCACAAAACTGTTTGAAGAAAATCCGGATGTTACCCGCTATGGAATGCGTCTGGCTACCTGTTATCAAACATTAAATATGATAACTGAATGCAGAGAAGTATTATCAAAAATAAAAGCAGAAACAGGTAAGGATTCTTTGAGTATGTTGGTGATGGAAGGCAATCTGCTGATGATAGAAAATAAACCGAAAGAAGCATTAGCCATTTTTGAAAAAATAGAAAAAGAAGCACCTGCATCAAGAATTAATATGCAGCTCGGCAGATCATATATGTTGCTGAAGCGTTGGGCAAAAGCAGAAAAAGCGTTCCGTAAAGAATTGGAATATGACCCCCGAAGTGCATCGGCATTTCATGGACTCGGCATTACATTATTGCGCAGAGGAAAATACGAAGATGCATTAGAACAGTTTTTGAATTGTGTGGGATTAATGTATCATTATCCGGTGGCGCATTATCATATTGGCGAATCATTGTATTATATGAAAATGTATCAGGAATCTGCCGAAGCTTTTGAAGTGTGTTTGAAAATGGCACCGGGAATAAATAAAGCAAGAGCCTGGTTAAATAAAATATATACCGAGCATTTAAAAAATCCGGAACAAGCAAAAGCACATACAAAAGAATTGCAGGATAATTTAAAAGGTACTATCACAATTGTAAGTGGCTTGCCAAGATCAGGAACAAGTTTGATGATGCAAATGCTGGAGAAAGGTGGTCAGGAAATATTTACCGATAAGTTGCGTACTGCGGATGAAAATAATCCTAAAGGTTATTACGAACATGAAATGGTAAAATCCTTAGGAAAAAATAAAACTTGGTTAGGTGAGGCAAATGGTAAAGTGGTGAAAGTGATTTCACATTTATTATTCGAACTTCCCACGCAATATGAATATAGAATTCTATTTATGGAGCGTAACATGGATGAGGTGTTGATGAGTCAGGCAAAAATGTTGGTGCGTTCCGGAAAAATGAAAGAGCCTACAGTTAATTTAAAATTGATGCAGGCATTTAAACTAAATCTCACAAGGGTAAAAGCATGGGCACCTATGCAAAGCAATGTGAAAATATTATATGTATCACATAATAATCTTATTCAAAATCCTAAAGCAGAATTAGAAAAGATAAATGCATTTATGGGTGGTAAGCTGGATATAAATGCAATGGCAAGTGTAGTAGATAAAAATCTGTATCGGGAAAAAGTATAA
- a CDS encoding T9SS type A sorting domain-containing protein, translating into MVIIALSRFTFGNDATSRTLTVTGGITNTGAGAGGIYVGNYTATHQLNVGGNLINNGDFDLYNITFFYTAKCNITFNGSSNQTISGIGGTNDFNLITVNNTGAANNNIVEVTSTNFTVPAGFLTLTDGIFKVSGAFTLTNTFFNTTNYTIPAGTGLWLNNGNITVSAQANSITMNGLIRVTAGKYNVGTLANHDLTYGNNSELTMEGGLLNIQGFFHGAATGNNNIFTMSGGTMTVGITSSSNATYSAFDLRTTGSTFNTSGGTIILQNANTNTGLAYRNAASTYTITGGTVQFGLATTGTGASDDFDVVDGTRFPSITIVKNTSTPTVKLLNTANVYGNILINTGTSLLANNQTINLAGNSSAIGNWTNNGTFTPGTQSVNFISSHGVQTVGGTSSTTFYDAQINGSGISLAVATTVSHALTLTLGNATLNTYNLSLTQSATTAVSGGSATSYVITNNSGRFIRNINSAASGTYDFPIGSVGYFNPAKMYWAAAPGVTQISSHFSITVLTNPSSLTAKLYGGSEDTPVTSFLNNGYWDFTATGSTSNYDLTLTSGGVTNMGTWAEMHAIFHNTSTASTGWGLDGTPGTPVDVWAGDPTSTTGYGGIISPKTTSLNTFGYFGIGRSDSAYVLPIVLTEFDAVNIGLANLLTWTTATELNNDYFSIDRSNDARTFESIGIVSGAGNSSALLHYQFTDEAPLSGINYYRLKQVDFNGDISNSIIRSVLNTSTIAINIYPNPATDFITIQFVGQEQTNVSIALLDQTGRQIQLHYIGDIAENQLVQLPVSDLPAGVYFIKLMQNNAPDIYRFIKQ; encoded by the coding sequence TTGGTTATTATTGCCCTTAGTAGATTTACGTTTGGTAACGATGCAACAAGCCGAACTTTAACTGTTACCGGAGGAATTACAAATACTGGAGCAGGGGCGGGTGGTATTTATGTTGGAAATTATACTGCTACTCATCAATTAAACGTTGGCGGCAATTTGATTAATAATGGGGATTTTGATTTATACAATATAACTTTCTTTTATACTGCTAAATGCAATATCACTTTTAACGGAAGCAGTAATCAAACAATTTCAGGTATCGGCGGCACAAACGATTTCAATCTTATTACAGTAAATAATACCGGCGCTGCAAACAACAATATTGTAGAAGTTACCTCAACAAATTTCACAGTACCCGCAGGTTTTCTAACTCTTACTGATGGAATATTTAAAGTATCAGGAGCCTTTACTTTAACCAATACATTTTTTAATACAACCAATTATACAATACCTGCCGGAACTGGCTTATGGTTGAATAATGGAAATATAACCGTGAGTGCTCAGGCAAATTCAATTACCATGAATGGTTTAATCCGTGTTACTGCCGGAAAATATAATGTGGGCACTTTAGCAAATCATGATTTGACTTATGGCAATAATTCAGAATTAACAATGGAAGGCGGACTATTAAATATTCAGGGATTTTTTCATGGTGCTGCAACAGGTAATAATAATATTTTCACCATGAGTGGCGGCACAATGACAGTTGGTATTACCTCATCATCCAATGCCACTTATTCCGCATTCGATTTGCGCACAACAGGTTCTACTTTTAATACAAGTGGTGGAACAATTATTTTGCAAAACGCAAATACAAATACAGGTTTAGCTTATAGAAATGCAGCAAGCACTTATACAATTACAGGCGGAACTGTGCAGTTTGGTCTTGCTACTACAGGAACTGGCGCAAGCGATGATTTTGATGTGGTGGATGGTACTCGTTTCCCAAGTATAACTATAGTAAAAAACACCAGTACCCCAACGGTTAAACTACTTAATACCGCCAATGTGTATGGTAATATTTTAATTAATACAGGCACTTCATTATTGGCAAACAATCAAACAATTAACCTCGCAGGAAATTCATCAGCTATTGGCAACTGGACGAACAACGGCACCTTCACTCCCGGAACACAATCCGTGAATTTCATCAGTTCACATGGTGTGCAAACTGTTGGTGGAACATCATCAACTACTTTTTACGATGCACAAATAAATGGCTCAGGTATTTCACTTGCAGTAGCTACTACGGTTTCGCATGCACTTACACTTACTCTCGGTAATGCAACACTTAATACATACAATTTAAGTTTAACCCAAAGTGCAACTACCGCAGTAAGTGGAGGAAGTGCCACTTCGTATGTTATTACAAATAATTCCGGTCGTTTTATCCGCAATATTAATTCCGCTGCAAGTGGCACTTATGATTTTCCGATTGGCAGTGTTGGATATTTCAATCCCGCAAAAATGTACTGGGCTGCTGCTCCCGGTGTTACACAAATCAGTAGTCATTTCAGCATTACTGTTCTTACTAATCCTTCAAGTCTTACTGCCAAATTATATGGTGGTTCAGAAGATACTCCTGTTACTTCTTTTCTGAATAATGGCTATTGGGATTTTACTGCAACCGGCAGTACTTCCAATTATGATCTCACACTTACCAGTGGAGGTGTAACCAATATGGGTACATGGGCAGAAATGCATGCTATCTTCCATAATACATCCACTGCTTCTACCGGCTGGGGATTAGATGGAACACCCGGCACACCAGTGGATGTTTGGGCAGGAGACCCAACTTCAACCACAGGTTATGGTGGTATCATTTCTCCAAAAACAACAAGTCTAAATACGTTTGGATATTTTGGTATTGGTCGTTCTGATAGTGCCTATGTGTTGCCAATTGTTTTGACAGAATTTGATGCGGTAAATATCGGTTTGGCAAACTTGCTTACTTGGACTACCGCCACCGAATTAAACAATGATTATTTTTCAATAGACCGCAGCAACGATGCCCGCACTTTCGAAAGTATTGGTATCGTTAGTGGTGCAGGTAATAGTTCTGCATTATTGCATTATCAGTTTACGGATGAAGCTCCTCTTTCAGGTATAAATTATTACCGGTTGAAACAAGTAGATTTTAATGGCGACATATCTAACAGCATAATTAGAAGTGTGCTCAATACATCCACTATTGCTATAAATATTTATCCCAACCCGGCAACGGATTTTATAACCATTCAATTTGTAGGACAAGAACAAACCAATGTGTCTATTGCATTACTGGATCAAACAGGCCGACAAATACAACTGCATTACATTGGCGATATCGCAGAAAATCAGCTTGTACAATTGCCTGTTTCAGATTTGCCGGCAGGTGTATATTTTATAAAATTGATGCAAAACAATGCGCCTGACATCTACAGATTTATAAAACAATAA
- a CDS encoding IS1182 family transposase, translated as MQYIQGTNRNQAVLFNESLDQIISFDNEVRLIDLFAESIIIEDFGFVQKLNTEGRPAYNPKDLLKLFIYGYLNSMRSSRVLEKECRRNIEVMWLMKQLVPDHNTISNFRRDNEKAIRKVFRYTVSIAKEFDLIGGKLIAGDSTKLRAQNSKKNNFNQKKIERHLQYIDNKLAEYTDALRQADDDKDDVQQENQKIIEQQISKHENRKEFYHALTDQLKQTGELQISLSDPDSRQMITRNDIIEVAYNVQTTVDAKNKLIIDYKVTNTNDNKAMGGMLRRAKTILKTNDITALYDKGYHAGSELKTACEMGIETLVAIPDKSSASMIPEPAYNVSEFIYDAVQHTYTCPQNQVLKTNGNWYKKDRNARGRKHTEPILMQRFKTTACNECPALNNCTKNTGSRGRVIERSEYQNYVDQNKINIQNNAGLYRKRQEIVEHPYGIIKRQWGFYYITTKRGIKRASADVGLMLIAFNLRRLFNIIDKKELFRYLMKKLILLFAPLQTNLASIYRIIFFSTEIIFIKNHFNKLIKSHLISYRKPELVFLKFNGGF; from the coding sequence ATGCAATACATACAAGGAACAAATAGGAATCAGGCCGTATTGTTTAATGAAAGTTTAGATCAAATTATCAGCTTTGATAATGAAGTTCGTTTAATTGATTTATTTGCAGAGAGCATTATAATAGAAGATTTTGGTTTCGTGCAGAAACTAAATACTGAAGGTCGCCCTGCATACAATCCAAAGGATTTGCTTAAACTTTTTATTTACGGTTATCTCAACAGCATGCGCTCATCAAGAGTGTTGGAAAAAGAGTGCAGACGCAACATCGAAGTAATGTGGCTTATGAAACAACTTGTGCCAGATCATAATACAATTTCAAACTTCCGCAGAGATAATGAAAAAGCTATTCGCAAAGTTTTCAGATACACCGTAAGCATTGCAAAAGAATTTGATTTAATCGGCGGTAAATTAATTGCCGGCGACAGCACAAAACTGCGTGCTCAAAACAGTAAGAAAAACAATTTCAACCAAAAGAAAATTGAACGCCATCTGCAATACATAGATAACAAACTTGCTGAATATACAGATGCGCTTCGTCAGGCTGATGATGATAAAGATGATGTACAACAAGAGAATCAAAAAATAATAGAACAACAAATTTCAAAACACGAAAACAGAAAAGAATTTTATCATGCACTTACCGATCAATTAAAACAAACTGGCGAGCTACAAATATCGCTGAGCGACCCCGACAGCCGGCAGATGATTACCCGTAATGACATCATAGAAGTTGCTTACAATGTGCAGACAACAGTGGATGCTAAAAACAAATTAATTATTGATTATAAAGTCACCAACACTAATGACAATAAAGCGATGGGTGGTATGCTGCGCAGGGCGAAAACAATTTTAAAAACAAATGATATTACAGCACTGTATGATAAAGGATATCACGCCGGTAGCGAATTAAAAACAGCTTGTGAAATGGGTATTGAAACACTCGTGGCTATACCTGATAAATCTTCCGCATCTATGATTCCAGAACCTGCATACAATGTTTCAGAATTTATCTACGACGCAGTACAACATACTTACACTTGTCCGCAAAATCAAGTACTAAAAACAAACGGCAACTGGTATAAAAAAGACAGAAATGCACGGGGCAGAAAGCACACCGAACCTATACTTATGCAGCGCTTTAAAACTACGGCATGCAATGAATGTCCTGCATTAAATAACTGCACAAAAAATACAGGAAGTAGAGGTCGTGTAATAGAAAGAAGTGAATATCAAAATTATGTTGATCAAAATAAAATTAATATCCAGAACAATGCAGGTTTATATCGCAAACGGCAAGAAATAGTAGAGCACCCATATGGCATAATAAAAAGGCAATGGGGCTTCTATTACATCACTACTAAGCGGGGAATTAAACGGGCAAGTGCTGATGTAGGACTTATGCTCATCGCATTTAATTTACGCAGGTTATTTAATATAATTGATAAGAAAGAATTGTTTAGATACTTAATGAAGAAACTCATTTTATTATTTGCACCTCTGCAAACGAATTTAGCTTCGATATACCGAATTATTTTTTTCAGCACAGAAATTATTTTTATAAAAAATCATTTCAATAAACTGATTAAATCACATTTAATAAGTTATAGAAAACCGGAATTAGTATTTTTAAAATTTAACGGAGGTTTTTAG
- the lysS gene encoding lysine--tRNA ligase translates to MSLNELELIRRESLHQLRLMGIDPYPAEGYDVNVSSKEILENYKTDSSDFKNVSIAGRLMSKRIMGKASFAVIQDQAGRIQLYISRNDICKEEDKTLYDEVFKKHLDIGDIIGVKGYAFTTKTGETTIHVTELKLLCKSLKPLPIVKTDADGNVFDAFTDPEQRYRMRYVDLIVNPHVREIFITRAKIVNTIRKFLMDKEYLEVETPILQPIYGGAAARPFKTHHNTLDMTLYLRIANELYLKRLIVGGFDGVFEFAKDFRNEGMDRFHNPEFTQVELYVAYKDYEWMMNLVEEMIEQVAIAATGDTKVTVGENVIDFKRPWKRYTMFEAIHEFTGVDISAMNEKEIYEAARKMHVPIDATMGKGKLIDEIFGEKCEPFLIQPTFITDYPIEMSPLAKKHRSKEGLVERFEAIVNGKELCNAFTELNDPMDQRFRFEEQLELGKRGDEEAMVLDEDFLRSLEYGLPPTAGLGIGIDRLTMIMTNSKSIQEVLLFPQMRPEN, encoded by the coding sequence ATGTCGTTGAACGAATTAGAATTAATAAGAAGAGAAAGTTTACACCAATTGCGATTAATGGGAATTGATCCTTACCCTGCAGAAGGTTATGATGTGAATGTTTCCAGCAAAGAAATTTTAGAGAATTATAAAACCGATTCATCGGATTTTAAAAATGTATCCATTGCCGGCAGATTAATGAGTAAGCGCATTATGGGTAAAGCTTCTTTTGCCGTGATTCAGGATCAGGCAGGACGCATTCAATTGTATATCAGCAGAAATGATATTTGTAAAGAAGAGGATAAAACATTGTATGATGAAGTGTTTAAAAAGCATTTGGATATCGGTGATATTATTGGTGTGAAAGGATATGCATTTACCACTAAAACCGGTGAGACAACTATTCATGTAACTGAATTAAAATTGTTGTGCAAATCATTAAAGCCATTGCCGATTGTGAAGACAGATGCGGATGGAAATGTGTTTGATGCATTTACGGATCCGGAGCAACGGTATAGAATGCGTTATGTGGATTTAATTGTGAATCCGCATGTGCGTGAAATATTTATCACCCGTGCAAAAATTGTAAATACCATTCGCAAATTTTTAATGGATAAAGAATATCTGGAAGTGGAAACACCAATTCTGCAACCCATTTATGGTGGTGCTGCAGCTCGTCCGTTTAAGACGCATCACAATACATTGGACATGACTTTGTATTTGCGCATTGCAAACGAATTATATCTGAAGCGATTAATTGTCGGCGGCTTTGATGGTGTGTTTGAGTTTGCAAAAGATTTTCGCAACGAGGGCATGGACCGGTTTCATAATCCTGAATTTACGCAGGTAGAATTATATGTGGCCTACAAAGATTATGAGTGGATGATGAACTTGGTGGAAGAGATGATTGAGCAAGTGGCGATTGCCGCAACAGGTGATACAAAAGTTACGGTGGGAGAAAATGTAATTGATTTCAAACGACCATGGAAACGCTATACTATGTTTGAAGCAATTCATGAATTTACAGGTGTAGATATTTCGGCGATGAATGAAAAAGAAATTTATGAAGCTGCCAGAAAAATGCATGTGCCTATTGATGCAACAATGGGGAAAGGAAAATTAATTGATGAAATATTTGGCGAGAAATGCGAGCCGTTTTTAATTCAACCTACATTCATAACCGACTATCCGATTGAGATGAGTCCCTTGGCAAAAAAACATCGCAGCAAAGAGGGATTGGTTGAACGGTTTGAAGCAATAGTAAACGGTAAAGAATTGTGTAATGCATTCACCGAATTAAATGATCCGATGGATCAACGCTTTCGCTTTGAAGAACAATTGGAATTAGGTAAGCGTGGTGATGAAGAAGCAATGGTGTTGGACGAAGATTTTTTAAGATCATTAGAATATGGTCTCCCACCAACAGCCGGTTTGGGAATTGGTATTGATCGTTTGACAATGATTATGACCAACAGCAAATCCATTCAGGAAGTATTGTTGTTCCCGCAAATGCGCCCGGAGAACTGA
- a CDS encoding T9SS type A sorting domain-containing protein, translating to MDQAIKIQNTASDLHDVTIATTSGATVTFTTVPTINGDLSVTTGTLITGDITLASGKNLSVSDNATLSLTGTSMVTVSGTGTKTFGTTSTVDYSGGGAQAVTAEDYGNLNFSGSGSKTLPAVTINVAGNFTTSGSGGTSAATNPINITGDVSLSGGPAAFNAGSATITVGGSWNKAGANSFTQGTSTVIFKDSPDIEVISGASTTFYNLTIDGSTISLDKKIEVQNTFSLLNENLILNNFSLTLSNATGLSGGSSSSYVVTNGTGRFIRTIGGSGNYLFPIGSDAGYNPAAMTWSSSPGATQISSNFNSTPLINPTGLTSTIYGGSEPTPITQFLDNGYWDFTADVTPNVFDLTLVADAVNNMGANDSFHSIFRSPNTGASGWTDAGTSPVPSAFSTSTITLQMSGVTFMRFYGIGRSEEYILPIVLVDFDGSNVGNANVLNWTTATELNNDYFTIERSLDGKSYEEIGTVAGAGQSSTLLNYEYTDAQPYLGTNYYRLKQTDYNGAFDYSNVISIKVNGNFEMGYPYPNPVVNNVSMNILSANSGITYLRIFDMTGREMYAEKIAVNEGLQTFAIDMTNFASGMYISEIEIDGVSYRNTILK from the coding sequence ATGGATCAAGCAATCAAAATTCAAAACACTGCATCAGACTTACATGATGTAACAATAGCAACTACAAGTGGCGCAACTGTTACATTTACAACAGTACCCACAATTAATGGTGATCTAAGTGTTACTACCGGAACATTAATTACAGGCGACATCACTTTAGCGTCAGGTAAAAACTTAAGTGTTTCTGATAATGCGACTTTAAGTCTGACCGGGACTTCAATGGTTACAGTTTCGGGTACTGGTACTAAAACTTTTGGGACAACAAGTACTGTAGATTATTCCGGTGGTGGTGCACAAGCAGTTACTGCAGAAGATTACGGCAATCTAAATTTTAGTGGGAGTGGTTCAAAAACATTACCTGCGGTTACAATAAATGTGGCGGGTAATTTCACAACTTCAGGAAGTGGCGGTACATCCGCAGCGACAAATCCTATTAATATAACAGGTGATGTTTCCTTGAGTGGGGGTCCTGCTGCATTTAATGCCGGCTCTGCAACTATTACTGTGGGTGGTAGCTGGAATAAGGCTGGAGCAAATTCTTTTACACAAGGTACTAGTACAGTTATATTCAAAGATTCACCTGATATTGAAGTAATCAGTGGCGCTTCTACTACATTTTATAATCTTACAATAGATGGCTCCACTATCAGTCTTGATAAGAAGATAGAAGTGCAGAATACATTCAGTCTATTAAATGAAAATCTAATACTAAATAATTTCAGCTTAACATTAAGTAATGCCACCGGCTTATCCGGAGGAAGTAGTTCATCGTATGTTGTTACCAATGGAACAGGGCGGTTTATAAGGACTATTGGTGGTTCAGGTAATTATCTCTTTCCAATAGGTTCTGATGCTGGCTATAATCCCGCTGCTATGACTTGGAGTAGCTCTCCGGGTGCAACGCAAATTAGCAGCAATTTTAATAGTACTCCATTAATAAATCCAACAGGATTAACTTCCACTATTTATGGAGGAAGCGAACCCACTCCAATAACACAATTTTTGGATAACGGTTATTGGGATTTTACGGCAGATGTCACTCCAAATGTTTTTGATTTAACTCTGGTAGCAGATGCAGTAAATAATATGGGAGCTAATGATAGTTTTCATTCTATTTTCCGTAGCCCTAACACTGGAGCATCGGGTTGGACAGATGCAGGTACTTCACCTGTTCCATCCGCATTTTCTACTTCAACCATAACATTACAAATGTCAGGTGTAACTTTTATGAGATTTTACGGTATCGGCAGATCAGAAGAATATATTTTACCAATCGTATTAGTAGATTTTGATGGCTCAAACGTTGGTAATGCAAATGTGCTGAACTGGACTACTGCTACCGAATTAAACAATGATTATTTTACTATCGAGCGCAGTCTGGATGGCAAGAGTTATGAAGAGATTGGAACAGTGGCAGGTGCAGGACAAAGCAGTACTTTATTGAATTATGAATATACTGATGCGCAACCGTATTTAGGAACAAACTACTATCGCTTAAAGCAAACCGATTACAATGGTGCTTTCGATTACAGCAATGTAATCAGCATTAAAGTAAATGGCAATTTCGAAATGGGTTATCCTTATCCCAACCCGGTTGTGAATAATGTCAGCATGAATATATTAAGTGCTAACAGCGGCATTACTTATCTCCGCATATTTGATATGACAGGTCGTGAAATGTATGCAGAAAAAATTGCTGTCAACGAAGGCTTGCAAACCTTCGCTATCGACATGACCAACTTCGCAAGTGGAATGTATATTTCTGAAATTGAAATTGATGGAGTTTCTTATCGGAATACGATTTTGAAATAG